AAGGCTAAAATATtccaaaagaataaaataaaaataagttcgTGAGATTGTCATTAGACCGGTAAACATAAGCGATTGCTTGTGCCAGCGCATGGTTTGGTTTTGGATTCGGTGGAATTCCTTCCATCCATCATTATATTATCCGAATTAAGTCTATGCACTTGATTGTGTTTTGTTTCAATAGTGTACTGAAAATTAGACGTAGGTTAAGAACTCAgaatttaattcaattagttgagtgtaattattattcttattattattgccgttatttttttcttataatccattcaacttcatacacatttaaagattactatgaataaattaaattaaaatatgttttgaCGCGTGAAGTAATCACTGGAAATTAGGGATTGAATTTATAAGAGTTTATACATTAAGCATTGACTTTGGAAGAGTTTATGATAGCAAGTCAATGCCTCGAAGTTGGGTTGTAAATGTAGAAAAGAGGCGTTGATTCCCTCCATTATTAGTAGGTAAAGGATAGCAAAAGGACAAGTTGCTATGACTCTGCTTGTATCGTTGCTTCTTGGGCAACTTCCAGCTTGGGTTTTATATATATGTTGATTTCTAAGGCAATTACACTGCGAACATGAAAGCAAAGTCCACAATAAATTGAATGTTGACTAGCAGCAACTTCTGAATATTAAAAATGCTGTATCGACATATTTCCTCCAATTGCGATGAGTGTTACCGACTGTTTGACAAGAGACTGAGGGAATTAAGTTTGTAACTGATTAAGCTTTTTCTTGTAGTAGCATTATTTTTTTTACGAATAAAAATTCTTtcttattcaaattttttttttgcaaagagGTGCCTGAAAATTGATATTGCAATTGGTATTCATATTTCAAGTAGATACGACTACACAAACAACAAAAATCTATATAATGCaaaatattaatatgtaaaaTACTAAATATTGaacattcaaaaagaaaaatagccAAGGAAGAGGTTGAGTCTTTTAAGTTTTGAATACTTAAATTCGTGTTTTACGCATGTGTGAATCTCCAATCCGATACAGTGTATGAGATTTGTTCGATTATTGTTAGTTCTACGTATGTTGTACTTTATACTAATTGATTCTTCATTATAATTAATTGGACATATGCTTGTACTTATATCGTACCTAAAAATGTATTGTATAAATACTAAAGTCTCACGGGTCATGATGCACAATTACATTAGTCTAGTTTTAACAATTTTCCCTTTAATAATTTGGGCCTCTTACCAAAAGATTCATGAGTCAAATTTGATGATGGGCTTGTGCTCCTCACTCTAGTACTACTCACGAGGGAGTTTGCTTAACTATACCTTAGTTTAACATCTAATCTTAGCCATTAGCCGATAGTTATTGGCCCAACTATCGCCCACTCAACAATTTTTTTACTGTGATGGTTTTTTTAACCAATAATTGATCaattgttttcatttgttttactCTTTTCTAAAAGTTATATATGTCATCGTTATTACTCCTGTTAACTtagaaaaaaatctttttttttctttccaataatttactcaaataaatgaatgtttttttttctttccaataATTTACTCAAACAAATGAATGGTTCAACATATTGTTGTTGAGAAAGCAATTTAGaggtagaaattaaatatatgagCTGAAAAAGGAGAGAAAAGGAAACGTCAATTCATCCGTGCTTTTGTGGGGTTAACCCAACACCATAAACTCATGAACAAAGGGATATAGAATTAGCTAAAGTCCACGAATGGACAAAGAGCCCATAGAGAAAATTGCTTCGGCCTCACCTTATTTACGGACAAAGTTTCCACTACCCCATCAACAACACAAATCCCAACCAATATGATTTCAGTTTTGTCCCCACCGGGGATATGGCTGCCTAATGGGATTGGCAATTTGGCATTGCTCAATATGAAATACAATTTGACGAATTAGTTCTTCCAAGTATGAAACTGAAAGGGTTTGTCAAAAGAAAGTGAAAGGGTAAATATGCAATATGCCGATATCCCATTCATACCAATTTCATAACTGCTAATGAAAATTGAAATACATGGAACCTGTGAGAAAGATGGGTTTTGCAGTTATGTCTTTCAGGTAATTTTCTATATAGAGTATTAATGGAGTTGACTAACATTTCTAGATTCCATTGAGCGCAATTCAAGTGAATTCAAGATATTCTAACTTGTACCAATGTGTCAtatttcccaaaaaaaaaaaactataaaagatGTCTAAGAAATTTCATAGATTACTGGCGTACTCTCGCTCTAAACCCTCTCGTATGATCATTCAACTGGTTACATGAAACTCGGTGAAGTGCAGCCCTATATATGGCGAAACTCGGCAGTATAGCTTCGTCAGGAAAGCAATACTCTTGTGGTACAGACGCTCACTGCTTGGATCTTATTCCTCTACTTGCTAAAATATCTTTGTTTTTCGATTTGTTGAACTGAAGGCAGTAGGAAACTCATTTCTTCTGGTCCTTGAGTTTACCAAAGATGTGAGCCTACTTAATTCCTTCACTGGTGCAGGTGATAGGGATGTATGTCGGGAAAGCTACAGTCGGGGTATTCATCATATGGTACGCACACCACTCCTTCATGGGCATTGATCTGAGTGGCGATTGCCATAGTCTCGTTACCAAATTGCCAACTGGGATCAATGTGGTTCCTGGAAAAATTTCAGTCACCATTCGCCGCTGGTTCCCAACAGTTTAAATTCGGTAGAGACCCATGCGATTACTTTCGGTCAGGAAAAATCAAAACCATTGAAATGTTCAACTCACTTAATGCCCTCTCTGAAGATGGAAGCTTATTGACAAAGCCTCCATGGCTCCTTTTAGCCATGTCAGTGTCATTTGGCCTACACTTCTTGATACTCTACATGCCATTCCTTGCTCGAGTATTTGGTATTTTCCCCTCAGCCTAAACGAATGGCTCCTTATAGCGGTTCTCATTCTAATCGACGAGGTTCTCAAATTCGTAGGCGGATATACATCTGGATTGCGCTATTCTGCTCCTACTAAAACATCAACGCAGAAAACTGAGTGATTATTCTGAATTTAACCAACATTTACATACAATTTTCATAGACGTTCACTTGCTCTTCTTCTCACTTCATTTATCCATAAATTCTAGACTAGGGCAAAATCGAAAGTAAATTTTCCTGCTCTTTTCTTTCCCTAATTCCATTCTATTGGAAGGTATATTCTGGAAATAAACAACCATGCAGTTCCCAATAACACCAAATTactttttaattacaaaattttaaatatattcctTTTCAATCTTAATTTAGGATTTTACCAATAGCATACCGATTTCTGAATTGAACTCAAAGAAATCCTTCTAGCTAATCTCTAATAAAAGCGGTTCGCATAAAAACACAACTTTGAAAGCGACTAGAACAGATGTTGTAACAATTGGCATTTCTACTTAAAACCTACACAAACTTGGAAAAAATGCAACAAAATTAGcgaaattaaattccaaatttcattaaaatctgcAATTCATGGCACGAATTACAAATCACCAAAGAAAACTACACGACCAAATTATAATTTCCAGTAATCCCAATAGCACCCCTTAATTACAAGCCCTATCCCTAATCCTAAACTCAAACATTCTTGCTAGCATGACAACAAGTCCAGATCCGCCAACATCGCTAAAAGATCTATTCCCTAAATCATTTAACCACCAAACCCATACAAAGTCCTGCCCTGCCTCTTCAGTGCATAAACCACATCCATAGCAGTCACAGTCTTCCTCCTCGCATGTTCGGTGTAGGTTACTGCATCACGAATCACGTTCTCCAAGAAGATCTTCAAAACCCCACGGGTTTCCTCGTAGATTAAACCGCTGATACGTTTGACGCCTCCTCTACGAGCCAAACGCCGAATTGCCGGTTTTGTGATACCCTGGATATTATCACGGAGAACCTTACGATGGCGCTTTGCTCCTCCCTTGCCCAGTCCCTTGCCTCCCTTTCCTCTTCCCGACATCTTCGAATCTTGAACTTGGATTGTAGCCTACGCTGTTTTTTGAGGTTTGATTTGTTACACGGAATTCAAAAAAAAGGATCTTTTATTTATAGGAAAAGTTGGTAGGGATAGTGATCCGTGATGTGTCTTAACTATGAAttgttgccattgatgagttaAAATGGAGGGTTGAGATGAGGAGAAGCATCGACGCGGATCACTGACGTGGACTGTTTTAGCGGTTATTTTGAAGCGCACATTACGGTTTTTGTGTTTCTTTCGTAGATTGAAAAGTCGAGAAACAGTTCTTTAAGCGTAAACCAGGGAGCCATTTTTAATTGTTGGCCCAATAAGAAAGTCCTTTTAATAGCTTTGGGCCAAGATATATTACATGATCCAAGTGTAATTAGCAAGTTTGTACGCCATCGTTTTGGTTTTCTTCATAAAAAACCCAAAGCGGCAAAGCCCTCCTCCTCATCGTCTTCATCTTCAAACCCTACACGATTAACTCCCACCAAAAACCCTTACCTCTAATCTCCTATGGGGTTCTTCGACCTTAACATTCCATACACGGATTCCACGCCGCAAAGCAAGGCGAATTCCACCGTCGCCAAATCCACCCGCATTAAAATTGTGATCAAAGCGATGGAGCTGGGCTACACGGGGATCGCCTACAACCGTACGATCAGGGGCGTCATGTCTGATCGCGACCGGTGCTCGATTCCTCTTCTTGGTCTCTCCTCTCTCCTCAATGTCGCCCCCTTTCTCTCCTCTTCCGTAAACTTCCACCGAGACCTCCTCGGGGTCCCTCGCTCCTCTCCTTTCCGCCAGTACACGCGCCTCACCGTCTGCATTGATACCGCGTCGCAGTCACAAGCTTTAAATTCGGGAAACCCGATATTGAAGACGTACGACATTGTTGCCGTTAGGCCGTTGAACCAAAATGCATTTGATCACGCTTGCGAAAAAGCCGAGGTCATTAATTGATTCAAATTTCAATGgagaaaattttaaagatataggttttaacttttatttcttttttgtgaTTTAGGTGGATATAATTTCAATTGATTTCTCAGACAAGTTGCCGTTTCGATTGAAATTGCCTATGGTTAAAGCTGCTATTAAGGTTTGTTATTGACTTGATTTCTATACtcattgaaaattgaaattttgatttgttttaatgGATAATTTCATCTTGGGGTCTCGCAGCGTGGGATatattttgaaataacatattctGATCTTATTGTGGATGTTCATCAAAGGAGGCAAATCATATCCAATGCTAAGGTGAGGAATCCATAGCTTGTTGCATTGTTTTTGAACGgttgtttctttcttcttcttcttcttcttcttcttcttcttcttcttcttttttgctgTGTTCTAATAATTCATGTTTTTTAGcgcattaaaatataaatttatagctGATGAAATGGTGATGAACTAGGATATGAACAATTGGTGAGTAGCAAGAATTGAGAGATTCAGTTATGATTTTTTAGTTGCTTTATAAGATGCAATTTTGGTTGGTCTAGATAGTAGTGGATGCTGTCAATGTGAACTAATTATCTGTAGCATACTGCTCCAGTTGCTGCTGGATTGGACTCGAGGAAAAAATGTCATGCTTTCTAGTGCTGCACCTTCTGTATGTGAAGTTAGAGGGCCTAATGATGTTGCAAACTTAGCATCTTTGCTTGGTCTCTCTACGGAACGAGCTAAAGCAGCTATTTCCAAAAATTGTAGGTATGCTAATTCACAGAACTTTGTAGTTTTTGCACGGGCCGTAGTTAATGTCTTATTCTGTGTGGATCTCCTTTTGTTTCATCTTTCAGGAGCCTTTTGACCAATGCTTTGAGAAGAAAGCACTTTTTCAAGGAGGTTATCAGAGTTGAAGCAGCGTCCACCAGTCGGCAATCTGACTCTGAAATACCTTTGTATGCGGACTGGCTTAAGTGGGATCCCATCTCTAGTGGTGAAGGTGATTTACAGCTGGATGACATGGCGAAATCCTTTTGTGCCTCCACTAATGCATCAAAAACTGTGAAAGCCATTGATTTTGATTCTATTATTGACAAGATGCCATCACATGGCTTCCAAGTTAAGGATTTGATATCTGGAAGTGAGGCTTCCTTCCAGTCACAGACGGAAGTAAAAAGCTTTTTGTCTACTCCTCAGCCAATTGAGTTATCTGTTAGAACTAATCAGGCGTCTGAAAATTCCATCAAGCATGGGCTTTTTCCtgaaacagatgatgctacattAGAAAATACATGTTCGGAACCTCTGACCTCTGCATTTGGGGATCCTCAAAAGTTAGACCTGGCAAGTTATGATACAAAAACTTCAACTGGTTCTGAAGAAGTGGTAACTGATACGGTCATGACTGAGAAAGAATTGGAGACTCGTAGTGCCTCAGATGCAGCATTTGGCTCTGTTGAAGCTGGAAACCAGGGTCTGCAATCCAAAAAGTGCTATGAACAAAATTTTGTGTTACTAAATGAGAATGTGAATGATGGTCTAAATGCTGTAATGCTGAATGAGGATGTGATATCTCATCAGACATCTGCCATGGACATTGAACTGGATGCAGCTGCTTTAGAGATTTCTCCTCCATCTGAGTGTAGTAGTTTACCTCCTACTCAGGGCAGGGAGTCTAAGAGTTCTAAAGGTTCTTGTGTATTTTCAGGTGTGGAGACTATTAAGGTGGATGATATAGCAGTTGACATGGATAAGGAACGCCAGGAAACTACGGCTTCGTCCTTGAATAATATGTCTTTGCTTGAAAATATTTCAGAAAGAATGTCATTGAGGACTTCTGAAGATGATGCAGTTATTGCTGATCAAATTTCACTCCAGCAATCGGATGATGAGATGAGAGTTAAAGATGACTCCTTAGTGCCAAACCATGAAAACCAAGTGTTGTTAATGGAAGAGCAAAAGCTTGCTGAAGCTGATAGCAGTATGAATGATCTTGGCTCAGTCCTAAGTAATGAACCTTTGCATGAAACTGTCATCAAGAAAGAACCAACCACAATACTAAAGAATCCATTTCCAGAGTCCAATCCaaagatgaaattgaaagtccCCTCGTCGACCATGACTAATGAGATCCGAGAGGTGGCAATGGAATTGAAAaggcatggagaagatgataacAAAACTAATGATCCTACTTTAGGTCAGCGAATATCAGGTACTAGTATCAATGTATCAAAGTCAGATGGTTTTAGTTTTCTGTGTTTGCTTGATTATTTTCTCCCAATCAACAGACTTTGCTTCTCCTTATCTGACTTCAAGTTGCCTATAAAATGCCAGGAAAGTCAAGAAGAAGACATAGGAATCATCATCACGCGCCCTTGTTTCCTTTACGGCGCAGCCTGTATCCTGTATCTTTCAAGAGGAAAGCAGCTCGGAAATCAGAGCGCAGTGTGAAGATGGAAGAACTTTAATTAATATGAGTGTGCATGCTTTAACCCTTTGCATTATTGAAtactattttttctttcttttacggAAAAACTTCTAATCTAGTGCTCTGTGGATGGGGCCTGAGTTAAATCCAGTTAATTTTAAGAATATGGATTTGGATGTTAATTTTTTGGGTATTAATCTTAACCAGTGCTTTTCTACTGCATTCCTAATTATGTTTTATACTTCGGCCCATCATATTGTTAAAACATTCCGTGGTGATGAAAGGTAACCCAATTTGCATTGAGCCAACGAGTCTCCAACCTTAAAATAAATAAGGCACCTAAATACTGCTACTCAATTCAAGGTGCAGATATGGCAATTAGggatattattaaatttattattactcCATAATTGGCACATTTTGCTTCATAACGTGTCCCACTCCATTatgaatgtttaatttttatgaatgtttaattttgaaaatggatGCATCATGCATTTGTTCCTGTCTCATCTCactcaatttaaaaatatttaaaataattcttttaaaaatatttaaaataattctttaaaaaaatatttaaacataaaatatatgattttttcttgttattatatttttaccttttaataatttatatatacaatgATACAATAGTAATTTTACATAGTAGAGTGGGTTAGGGCGGGACAAATATTTACAATAACCGTTCCATACTCgctatccaaaaaaaaaatctgttTTGCCTCACTTTACATCcacttttgaaataaaaatatccGCTTTATTTAAAACGAATTGATTCGAATTTCATCTTATggtttgaattttaatatttttaatttatgattattttaaactgtgaaaaatgtaaaaggtTAACATCAATTTGTGAAAATAGCAGCTAAATTATGCCCAAAAAGCGGCTAATCGTTACTGCTTAGACTCTAAATCAATTCCTACCATCATTATTGAGGTGGCTAGCTTCTTCCAAAGAGTATGGGGTTTCACTGTATTCGGCTCATGTTCTTGGCATCTTCCTGGACcctgtttattttttaaaattgcaaCTTTGGTgtttctttttcttgtaatttgatGGGATTCATGAATCTAATTAATGCcatttttaatattatgatatgaatcAATTAAagtgcaatttaaaattttattgtatgtGAGGAACTAggttttaaataactttaaaaaaacttTGATCAGGAAAATAAAcaactcttttattttaaaaaaaacactaaaaagacAACATCCCACATCACTTTTTCCCCCAATTTGCAATCCCAAAAACTCTGATGTTTCCCCCTTTTTATCATTCTTTATTACTAAGATTATTGTCCATTTGCGTAGTATATTCAAAGAAGAAAACTTTGGAGACAATGatgaatctaaagaaaaaaaaaaaaaaggtcggAGTTTCATAGTACTTGCTTAATTGTTTATTATAATTTGGATAATGGGAACCTTGGATTCTTAATAACTTAATATTTTCAACGTCTTTTCCTAATGCAAAGGTCATACATAAACTTAGTGCGCAAACCACAGCCGCTTCCAGGGCCCGACAAAAACTAAACATCGCCGCCCTTCCCATCTCTAGGGGTTAATAGCCTGTAACTAAAGCAACATCTTGGTTCAAATTCTCATAAAACATCAACCTCGTCATTATCAACTAACACCAGCtgtgaatatgataagcaaaaCACAGATGGTAATTTATattacttctttttcttttcctgctTTCTGATTACATCCCAATATTGGTAAGGTTTGAAAAAGCTAAAAGAAACAACACTCTAGAGAAGCCTGGAAAAAGACTCGGAAAAAATTGGTGAGTTAAATGATTACTAGGGGATCGTGAAAGTAAGAAAAATCTTGTATAaagatccttttttttttcttctttatgttTACAGTCTAGTCTGTCATGGTGATGGAGTTAATAGTTATTCTCAATGGGACCAATATGTAAGCTGCATTTGTCTTGAGTTGGTTCTTTCTTTAAATTGACGAACTGTTTTCATCCACCTGAAATTGTCTCTATCCTTCGTACTATATCTTGTGATTCACAAGAGTGGAAGTTTCAATTCATTCCCCTTTTATTATTTATCCTGCATTTTTATTACCATTGGAGACTACTTGAGATTTGATAACCAAGCAGTGAACTATCAAGCTGTTAAGCTAAGGAAACAAGAAGAATGCATTGAAATATTATTGAAGAAAAAAACCCCATTCTACAACGTTTACAGAGACAATTATTTATAATACTGTAGGAGAGGTGGTAAAACAGACGGTAAATGGTAATAACAGTGTACTATGGATGCTAACAACTTAGGGAATATTTTAGCCACGTAGTGTAACTGAATTTGGATTTGAAAATCATTTGTTTGTTTCTAATTCTTCCTCTATCATTCACCCTGCttcttttccttccttctttgcgAAAGTGGCAGCTGTAGTTGAAGGAAGCACATGTAGTTTCGAGCGTTGACTGCAGAAGGCAGATAGCAGCAGAGGTTTTGTAAGTGCATCTGCT
The genomic region above belongs to Gossypium hirsutum isolate 1008001.06 chromosome D05, Gossypium_hirsutum_v2.1, whole genome shotgun sequence and contains:
- the LOC107906177 gene encoding protein GAMETOPHYTE DEFECTIVE 1, yielding MGFFDLNIPYTDSTPQSKANSTVAKSTRIKIVIKAMELGYTGIAYNRTIRGVMSDRDRCSIPLLGLSSLLNVAPFLSSSVNFHRDLLGVPRSSPFRQYTRLTVCIDTASQSQALNSGNPILKTYDIVAVRPLNQNAFDHACEKAEVDIISIDFSDKLPFRLKLPMVKAAIKRGIYFEITYSDLIVDVHQRRQIISNAKLLLDWTRGKNVMLSSAAPSVCEVRGPNDVANLASLLGLSTERAKAAISKNCRSLLTNALRRKHFFKEVIRVEAASTSRQSDSEIPLYADWLKWDPISSGEGDLQLDDMAKSFCASTNASKTVKAIDFDSIIDKMPSHGFQVKDLISGSEASFQSQTEVKSFLSTPQPIELSVRTNQASENSIKHGLFPETDDATLENTCSEPLTSAFGDPQKLDLASYDTKTSTGSEEVVTDTVMTEKELETRSASDAAFGSVEAGNQGLQSKKCYEQNFVLLNENVNDGLNAVMLNEDVISHQTSAMDIELDAAALEISPPSECSSLPPTQGRESKSSKGSCVFSGVETIKVDDIAVDMDKERQETTASSLNNMSLLENISERMSLRTSEDDAVIADQISLQQSDDEMRVKDDSLVPNHENQVLLMEEQKLAEADSSMNDLGSVLSNEPLHETVIKKEPTTILKNPFPESNPKMKLKVPSSTMTNEIREVAMELKRHGEDDNKTNDPTLGQRISGKSRRRHRNHHHAPLFPLRRSLYPVSFKRKAARKSERSVKMEEL
- the LOC107906178 gene encoding histone H4, with the protein product MSGRGKGGKGLGKGGAKRHRKVLRDNIQGITKPAIRRLARRGGVKRISGLIYEETRGVLKIFLENVIRDAVTYTEHARRKTVTAMDVVYALKRQGRTLYGFGG